The following proteins are co-located in the Periplaneta americana isolate PAMFEO1 chromosome 12, P.americana_PAMFEO1_priV1, whole genome shotgun sequence genome:
- the Pyroxd1 gene encoding pyridine nucleotide-disulfide oxidoreductase domain-containing protein 1 — MQKMENYTFIVVGGGIAGVSCVEGLEFLCPDKQVLLLTASPLVKATTNIIHLSKTLCQFDVKELKAEAFADTHPMVSVIQDTVTSIDSVEHTVSTSQGKCFKYEKLCICTGGSPKLIGEENPYILGIRDTESVEEFQNRIKEARRIVVVGNGGIATELVHEVEGVEIIWSIKDKHISATFVDPGAAEFFQTKLMKGGDKEIAEKSSVVKRMQFTLEGSSNLKDAPRGAALGPDWHSNFNIHGSYTSRTKVTVEYETEVKDITHRTDSTDVCGESWPVYVQLTNGKTYGCDFIVSATGVVPNSSLFEKNEGLALAEDGGIKVNWKMESSLPDIFAAGDVCTASWDCAAHWFQMRLWTQARQMGMYAAKSMAGSLAGEEVLQDFCFELFSHVTRFFGYKVVLLGLFNGQTLNRQYEVLLRITKDTEYIKLVMKDGKMQGAVLIGETDLEEMCENLILNQLDLSAYGEDLLNPNIDIEDYFD, encoded by the coding sequence ATGCAGAAGATGGAGAACTACACGTTTATTGTAGTGGGAGGTGGAATTGCTGGTGTATCTTGTGTGGAAGGATTGGAATTTTTGTGTCCTGACAAGCAAGTACTCCTCCTTACAGCTTCCCCGCTTGTTAAGGCTACCACCAACATTATTCATTTGTCAAAAACTCTCTGTCAATTTGATGTCAAAGAACTTAAAGCTGAAGCATTTGCAGATACACATCCAATGGTTTCTGTAATACAAGATACTGTAACATCCATAGACAGTGTAGAACATACAGTTTCCACATCTCAAGGGAAATGTTTCAAATATGAGAAACTTTGTATTTGTACAGGTGGAAGTCCAAAGTTAATAGGCGAAGAAAATCCATACATTCTTGGAATACGTGATACCGAATCTGTAGAAGAATTTCAGAATAGGATAAAGGAAGCTCGCAGGATTGTCGTTGTGGGAAATGGTGGTATAGCAACAGAGCTCGTGCATGAAGTAGAAGGTGTAGAGATAATATGGTCCATTAAAGATAAGCATATATCAGCCACATTTGTGGATCCGGGGGCTGCTGAGTTTTTTCAAACAAAGCTCATGAAAGGAGGCGACAAAGAAATTGCTGAAAAATCATCAGTTGTAAAAAGAATGCAATTTACCTTGGAGGGGTCCTCTAACCTAAAAGATGCGCCAAGAGGAGCAGCATTGGGTCCAGACTGGCATTCCAATTTCAATATTCATGGGAGTTACACCAGCAGAACCAAAGTCACAGTGGAATATGAAACTGAAGTTAAGGATATCACTCATAGAACTGACTCGACAGATGTGTGTGGCGAATCATGGCCTGTGTATGTTCAGCTGACCAATGGTAAAACATACGGATGTGACTTCATTGTCTCTGCTACTGGTGTTGTGCCAAACAGCTCCTTGTTTGAAAAAAATGAGGGACTGGCTCTTGCAGAAGATGGAGGAATTAAGGTGAACTGGAAGATGGAATCATCCCTGCCTGATATATTTGCCGCAGGAGACGTCTGTACTGCATCGTGGGATTGTGCTGCCCATTGGTTTCAGATGAGGTTATGGACACAGGCTCGGCAGATGGGGATGTACGCAGCTAAGAGCATGGCAGGATCATTAGCAGGCGAGGAAGTGCTTCAGGATTTCTGTTTCGAATTATTCTCACATGTCACACGTTTTTTCGGATACAAAGTTGTGTTACTAGGTCTTTTCAATGGTCAAACACTCAATAGACAATACGAGGTTCTTCTCAGAATTACTAAGGATACAGAATATATAAAGTTGGTAATGAAGGATGGAAAAATGCAGGGAGCAGTCCTTATAGGAGAAACTGATTTGGAGGAAATGTGTGAGAACTTAATATTAAACCAGCTTGATCTCAGTGCATATGGAGAAGACCTTCTAAACCCTAATATTGACATTGAGGACTACTTTGATTAG
- the mRpS18B gene encoding small ribosomal subunit protein mS40, producing the protein MVFSIVLRGIRNCYYYRTAAHNALAQTCARSTDIKDISVRTLTLSVPLHCDKEVKDDPEKIDPSRDRTKIIPVETSMKYLKSEAYKITYGDKPVWTEYRRNHKGAFPPRKTRKTCIRAGQISTGNPCPVCRDEYLVLHHENVDLLKQFISPHTGEVLSFSKTGLCQKRHKELLVAIERAKDYGYITFDVPFRAYNYSLYYKP; encoded by the exons ATGGTGTTCTCTATCGTATTGCGAGGTATTCGAAATTGCTATTATTATCGAACAGCAGCGCATAATGCATTGGCACAGACGTGTGCACGCAGTACAGATATAAAG GATATTTCTGTGCGCACTTTAACACTTAGTGTTCCATTGCACTGTGACAAGGAAGTAAAAGATGATCCTGAAAAAATTGATCCATCACGTGATCGCACCAAAATCATTCCTGTAGAAACTAGTATGAAATACTTGAAAAGTGAAG CATACAAGATAACTTACGGTGATAAACCAGTTTGGACTGAATATAGAAGAAATCATAAAGGTGCTTTTCCTCCAAGAAAGACTAGAAAAACTTGCATC AGAGCTGGACAAATATCTACTGGCAACCCATGTCCAGTTTGTAGAGACGAGTACTTGGTGTTACATCACGAGAATGTAGACTTGCTAAAACAGTTCATCTCACCACATACTGGAGAAGTACTCAGTTTTTC GAAAACAGGACTGTGCCAGAAGCGTCACAAAGAACTACTGGTAGCAATAGAAAGGGCAAAAGACTACGGTTACATTACATTTGATGTTCCTTTCCGTGCATACAATTACTCTCTCTATTACAAACCATAG